A window from Bufo bufo chromosome 1, aBufBuf1.1, whole genome shotgun sequence encodes these proteins:
- the LOC121000861 gene encoding protein ALP1-like, which produces MLPAHLLLRLKFLILKARWRRRAQERRRSRYWVHLITSKQMTRDVLSVVYLELRAHPENIFNYMRMTVESYDQLLQHISTRIERQDTRFRWAISPAERLMLTIRFLATRECLSSLHYQYRMGISTISIIVCDTCHALSVVLREDYIPHQTTEQIADKFLETCQFPNCVGAVDGKHIRIVKPSGSGSELFNYKKYFSIILMAIADADFRFVAVDIGAFGRTNYLMAFKNSAMVRLPYSKDFGLPPPRPLPGIDGPPMPFVVVGDEAFQMCENLIKPYSGRDSNPGKASV; this is translated from the exons GAAAGCGAGATGGAGAAGACGTGCCCAGGAAAGAAGAAGGAGCCGGTATTGGGTCCACCTGATAACTTCCAAACAGATGACTAGAGACGTTTTATCCGTCGTGTATTTGGAGCTTCGTGCTCATCCAGAAAATATTTTCAACTATATGCGCATGACTGTCGAGAGTTATGACCAGCTACTGCAGCACATTTCAACACGCATCGAAAGACAGGATACCCGATTCAGATGGGCAATTTCTCCTGCAGAGCGGCTAATGTTGACAATAAG gTTTCTTGCTACGAGAGAATGTCTGTCATCGCTGCATTACCAGTATCGGATGGGAATTTCGACGATCTCTATTATAGTCTGTGATACTTGTCATGCCTTGTCGGTGGTATTGCGTGAGGATTACATCCCACATCAAACTACAGAGCAGATTGCAGACAAGTTCCTAGAAACCTGCCAATTCCCTAATTGTGTCGGAGCTGTGGATGGGAAACACATACGGATTGTAAAACCTTCCGGAAGTGGCTCTGAATTGTTCAACTACAAAAAATATTTCTCAATTATCTTGATGGCCATTGCGGATGCTGATTTTCGGTTTGTCGCCGTTGACATTGGAGCTTttgggcggacaaattacttgatGGCTTTCAAAAACTCAGCAATGGTACGCCTCCCGTATTCAAAGGACTTTGGATTGCCACCTCCAAGACCTTTGCCAGGTATTGATGGACCTCCAATGCCATTTGTGGTAGTAGGGGACGAGGCGTTCCAAATGTGTGAGAACCTCATCAAGCCGTACTC